In Plodia interpunctella isolate USDA-ARS_2022_Savannah chromosome 1, ilPloInte3.2, whole genome shotgun sequence, one DNA window encodes the following:
- the LOC128670509 gene encoding centromere-associated protein E-like isoform X3, whose amino-acid sequence MSFITKRERVFNDYDLFDLPARNEGKLKAYASCTDARAWSHFCSDKTEHLVDIIKRNNDTCRPKYVPTDVIVDTLMVAKNAEIGRLKRKIGEFEEMLTAYDQLDLTCEQKCEIATAHAAIKAANKELDDMFLDLDLSGFTEGIESDAFETGKSRGDETGKSRGDEPKGKDQWVVAKEPPPIAQHKSNQAAPSPCDACTFVTDPRIQQMKDALINKDAKLSAMQNTIATAGKDTRCIDIKGKILYKLKVLEKFCQALIAPCSQPQERDTGTSEQDCSCYRAEILKDVIPSPVYALTSAEIQSPILDTKRAHLVADIMENEEMKEILRKESLSNVNQGDETEDFIDDYDIETENLKRLKNLQEDYDDLMTCYEALKHEKEDLLLKCQKYEELDKEYVSLRNQLREYNLLWNEKEHYRKRSTDLDSLKEQFLILSEETSSMETQLKAESEINKMKANTIEELRNENIALEKKLNDALIAFEKEKSIALCKLQETECKCMCQEQQIKSLSVQIDRLLEQEPEKAQTHGDPAQTLMLIDEVESLKEQIKNLKDTLLCCEEEKQNLHDEFQDNLKLINDLRMEIEDWRSTYEKAIHRNNYLEEYAHHYEDDINRLVNENKRLVNDNNQLSQDVKDKAAAVDNLINVINDKSQEINKLLGDADIKENENKDLLRRLQDMYESNVSDIENDKKEALESLSIAKRESEELLHKLKDYEDVIQSQNDMSKGLAAQIDNYNQIKQALLETIAENKNLQMDLVNREKNNTHLRQEIQKLQEAHTHAIDNIDGLNEEKNKYKTSLELTSKKSETLSQDLQSLQETYENLTADKRNLEKELRETKYKLEDAKYSADLSRTESKEFKVKSENLADELSRLNHAYQMLLKEKNCLYKELSEKNLDLISLQKSLDDLKATNENLEQKCNQISNLEDIIGDLQKACDKLDSEKQLLQNDLDTKNEEINNLCNNLESKIDENSHLLDDLMSLQNKHKAVRNDLDDLSHENLSNKMSLDAVRKESDDLSRKLKYYENLEKDFIKLRQDNYQIKLEKQKLQDELNSQFDNLRQAQQENNELQKENLTLIRHTEHLEKGLVDARTQLAENMEFEDPYLEIKNEIEVLNREKDTNLQRIRDLSNELDILENVVTNLTQDVSARDDKIAVLENHINKLKDEITRLHGCLSVAIEAGEQLKSTSYEKIGQSLENMEAHHSKATHNMKIEIANLQNEKMKLEAQMSFTKLKTEESVKEYNKNQSLLAQLQNEREIIVTDIKQLELQSVGDSSLSPINCSVENILESLDRIRKILEVKTAKNNSLEQALFKVQRSSQVLVSEAKDLVEKEKQKILNEKEDAIRDKQYLQKQLEDQKLILETQIENDKQVIKDLEAEVLNQKLIISKINESTASYISKLEEEMQSIQTLYENSMAKISELQEKLQNITEESNHNLEVIDKLQQDLKQKSCDISSLQRELEMLQNKDTQNSYTQTEIVEIKSETSHLTETKLLIDKSLRNRDPIAVSNKSDPTRLKASEENNMLSILPKQRPHSINEVQILTANVEPTFDFVKSSYLNYKLKQLSIGRIEQQSISNDEISIHEDVAQYSGSASNNTDKVQTKDNDIVDLYNRKSLHTDSSKAEYRDPETSNSKTDYKETSLFAESDQTKDSKETPNIKKKNDKDLFVIYKESETDFENKLHDDQGSWNTNKKSGVKMGITISSPPKEEVRKQKTKNDKIKNEQMNKYLSQDINYNEYKDDVEDDDSVKPKLNIKLPRVATDSPSNQTSEGDRKSLDSYRMTVYLSPKETHSDNKLRSHRKLEKTISQETPSLPALSNDEKFTNSNISFRVPVYEKINKEKYKKQRKDELMGQKNNEKSSPLENKSVHKLSRVGADAFLIKTKDNNQGCPRNMDKDYGLQYILDAINKENESELPESYSFITDKTIQKSKNNATFNPPVKMFDSSSPTKTNDSIWSPSKISEKTVSRSVMDRGIMVKLDIREDYEEKVRFLTKALENVEKDYKKKIDAIKIQYDSNIKSIINEHNSGVNSIQNLHEETLQDIIKIHENEVENLRTLSIEAMRKTEQLEKENRTLKSKIPDYSPTFDEPTRICCNEGRKKRRSRTDTYMLTKTNVEAFNVKPKVKSHGPCTCSLDINLSDTIRNIFEQVDIDQRKMAEHTYMKYIAKKILSNTVEALDAQELSFLHLKVCRTWKSKLSKEEALQKKIDTLEHELMNKQRNAQQHIAELDRKVAEERRRLQEVREAVCRSPPDSRCCSPTHEGQRFLDPVPPAPPPTATEKDLLCGCNTGDLKINERRSAGDITEYPTKPRRVKESNRAVLARLDAEERRERRLYHDEPPTRLRRGHPADRYRSHKK is encoded by the exons GCAAATCTCGAGGTGATGAG CCAAAAGGCAAAGATCAG tggGTAGTAGCAAAGGAGCCACCGCCTATAGCACAGCACAAGAGTAACCAAGCGGCTCCCTCCCCTTGCGACGCGTGCAcct ttGTTACAGATCCAAGAATACAGCAAATGAAAGACGCTCTCATAAATAAAGACGCGAAACTAAGTGCTATGCAAAACACTATAGCC ACAGCCGGGAAAGATACGCGATGTATTGACATCAAGGGAAAGATATTGTATAAGCTGAAAGTATTGGAAAAGTTCTGCCAAGCGTTGATAGCGCCATGCTCCCAACCGCAAGAGCGAGACACTGGCACATCTGAACAAGATTGCTCGTGCTATCGCGCGGAAATCTTAAAAGATGTAATCCCAAGTCCAGTATATGCTCTGACATCCGCTGAAATTCAGAGTCCTATTCTTGATACCAAGAGAGCTCATCTAGTTGCTGATATTATGGAAAATGAAGAAATGAAAGAAATTCTAAGGAAAGAAAGTTTGTCAAATGTAAATCAAGGTGATGAAACAGAAGATTTCATTGATGATTATGATatagaaacagaaaatttGAAACGGCTAAAGAATTTGCAAGAAGACTACGATGATTTGATGACCTGTTACGAAGCTTTAAAGCATGAAAAGGAAGATTTATTACTCAAGTGTCAAAAATATGAAGAATTAGACAAGGAATATGTGTCACTGCGGAATCAATTACGAGAGTATAATCTGCTCTGGAATGAGAAAGAACACTACCGTAAGCGTTCCACAGATCTCGATTCTTTAAaagaacaatttttaattttgtcagaAGAAACTTCAAGTATGGAAACTCAATTAAAGGCGGAatcggaaataaataaaatgaaagctAATACAATCGAGGAGTTGAGGAATGAAAATATAGCACtggaaaagaaattaaacGATGCGTTAATTgcttttgaaaaagaaaaaagtatagCACTTTGTAAATTACAAGAAACAGAATGTAAATGTATGTGCCAAGAACAGCAGATAAAGAGTTTATCCGTACAAATTGATAGACTTCTGGAACAAGAACCGGAGAAG GCTCAAACTCATGGTGATCCAGCTCAAACTCTGATGTTAATAGATGAAGTGGAATCATTAaaggaacaaataaaaaatttgaaagacACACTGTTATGTTGCGAAGAGGAAAAGCAGAATTTGCATGACGAATTTCAAGATAACCTTAAACTAATCAATGATCTTCGGATGGAAATAGAAGATTGGAGAA GTACATATGAAAAAGCTATACATcgcaataattatttagaagAATATGCTCATCATTATGAAGATGACATAAATAGATTAGTAAATGAAAACAAGAGATTGGTAAATGACAACAATCAACTTTCACAAGATGTCAAAGATAAAGCTGCAGCAGTAGATAATTTGATAAACGTTATTAATGATAAATCTCAAGAAATCAATAAACTGTTAGGAGATgcagatattaaagaaaatgagAATAAAGATTTACTGAGACGACTTCAAGATATGTATGAAAGTAATGTATCAGAcatagaaaatgataaaaaagaaGCCTTGGAATCATTGTCAATAGCAAAAAGGGAGAGTGAAGAATTAttgcataaattaaaagaCTACGAAGACGTTATTCAAAGTCAAAATGATATGTCGAAAGGTTTGGCAGCTCAGatagataattataatcaGATAAAACAAGCTCTATTAGAAACAAtagcagaaaataaaaatcttcaaatgGATTTGGTGAatcgtgaaaaaaataacacacacTTAAGACAAGAAATCCAAAAGCTACAAGAGGCACATACTCATGCTATTGATAATATCGACGgtttaaatgaagaaaaaaataaatacaaaacttcATTAGAGCTAACAAGCAAAAAAAGTGAAACTTTATCACAAGACTTACAAAGTCTTCAGGAAACCTATGAAAACCTAACGGCGGACAAAAGAAATTTGGAAAAAGAGCTTCgtgaaacaaaatacaaattagaAGATGCAAAATACTCGGCAGATTTGTCTAGAACAGAGAGCAAAGAATTTAAAGTGAAATCTGAAAATTTGGCTGATGAATTATCTAGACTTAATCACGCATACCAAATGCtgctgaaagaaaaaaattgtttatataaggAACTGTCAGAAAAAAATTTGGATTTGATTAGTTTACAGAAATCTTTAGATGACTTAAAAGCAACTAATGAAAATCTAGAGCAAAAATGTAACCAAATTAGTAATTTAGAAGACATAATTGGAGATTTACAGAAAGCATGTGATAAATTAGATTCTGAAAAACAATTACTTCAAAATGATTTGGATACCAAAAATGAAGAGATAAATAACTTGTGCAATAACTTAGAATCCAAAATAGATGAGAACTCGCACTTATTAGATGATCTCATGTCattgcaaaataaacataagGCTGTAAGAAATGATTTGGATGATCTAAGCCACGAAaacttaagtaataaaatgtcattagATGCTGTTAGAAAGGAAAGTGATGATTtgtcaagaaaattaaaatactatgaaaatttagaaaaagatTTCATAAAGTTAAGGCAAGATAATTACCAAATCAAATTGGAAAAGCAAAAATTGCAAGATGAATTAAATTCTCAATTCGATAATTTAAGACAAGCTCAACAAGAGAATAATGaactacaaaaagaaaatctgaCTTTAATTCGACATACTGAACATTTAGAAAAGGGTCTTGTGGATGCTAGAACACAG CTTGCTGAAAATATGGAATTCGAAGACCCATatctagaaataaaaaatgaaatagagGTTTTAAACAGAGAAAAAGATACTAATCTTCAACGAATTAGAGATCTATCCAATGAATTGGATATTTTG GAAAACGTTGTAACAAACCTTACGCAAGATGTTTCCGCTCGCGATGACAAGATCGCAGTCTTGGAGAATCACATTAATAAGTTAAAAGACGAAATCACACGCTTGCACGGTTGCTTATCAGTGGCCATAGAAGCAGGAGAACAACTGAAAAGTACAAGCTATGAAAAGATCGGTCAGTCACTGGAAAACATGGAAGCTCATC ATTCCAAAGCAAcacataatatgaaaatagaaatagCGAATTTACAAAATGAGAAAATGAAACTTGAAGCGCAAATGtcctttacaaaattaaaaacggaAGAATCTGTTaaagaatacaataaaaaccaATCATTATTAGCACAACTTCAAAATGAAAGGGAAATAATTGTCACTGATATAAAACAACTTGAACTTCAAAGCGTCGGAGATAGTTCTTTATCACCTATCAATTGTAGTGTTGAAAATATCCTGGAATCTTTGGACAGAATACGTAAAATATTGGAAGTGAAAACTGCCAAGAATAATTCCCTTGAACAAGCTTTGTTCAAAGTGCAACGATCATCACAGGTATTAGTAAGTGAAGCTAAAGATTtagtagaaaaagaaaaacagaagATTTTAAACGAAAAAGAAGATGCCATTCGAGACAaacaatatttgcaaaaacaacTAGAAGATCAAAAATTGATACTAGAAACTCAAATAGAAAATGACAAACAGGTTATAAAGGATTTGGAAGCTGAAGttctaaatcaaaaattaataataagtaaaataaatgaatcaaCTGCAAGCTACATTTCTAAATTAGAGGAAGAAATGCAATCAatacaaactttgtatgaaaactCAATGGCAAAAATAAGTGAGTTacaagaaaaattacaaaatattactgaAGAGTCTAATCATAATTTAGAAGTTATAGATAAATTGCAACAagatttgaaacaaaaatcttGTGATATATCTTCCCTACAACGTGAACTAGAAATGTTGCAGAATAAAGATACCCAAAATAGTTATACACAGACTGAGATAGTGGAAATAAAATCAGAAACGTCACATCTAACTGAAACGaaattattgattgataaGTCATTACGTAATAGAGATCCGATTGCCGTATCAAATAAATCCGATCCCACAAGACTCAAAGCATcggaagaaaataatatgcttTCAATATTACCAAAACAAAGACCGCATTCGATAAATGAAGTACAAATTTTAACAGCAAATGTAGAACCAACATTTGATTTCGTCAAAAGTAGCTACCTTAACTATAAACTTAAACAATTAAGTATTGGTCGCATAGAACAACAGTCAATATCAAATGATGAAATATCTATTCACGAAGACGTAGCTCAGTACTCTGGTTCAGCTAGTAATAATACCGACAAAGTCCAGACTAAAGACAACGACATTGTTGATCTTTACAATAGAAAATCATTACATACAGATTCTTCTAAAGCAGAATATCGAGACCCAGAAACATCAAATAGCAAAACTGATTATAaagaaacaagtttatttgctGAGTCGGATCAAACAAAAGATTCAAAAGAAACACCtaacataaagaaaaaaaatgacaaagacctatttgttatttataaagaaagtgAAACCGATTTTGAGAATAAATTGCACGATGATCAAGGCTCATGGAATACCAACAAAAAATCTGGTGTAAAAATGGGAATTACTATATCTAGTCCACCAAAGGAAGAAGTAAGAAAACAGAAAACTAAGaacgataaaataaagaacgagcaaatgaataaatacctatcccaagacataaattataatgaatataaagaTGATGTGGAAGATGACGATAGTGTTAAaccgaaattaaatataaaattaccacGCGTAGCAACAGATAGTCCATCGAATCAAACGTCAGAAGGTGATAGAAAATCTTTGGATTCCTATAGAATGACAGTATATCTATCACCGAAGGAGACACATTCCGATAATAAACTTAGATCACATAGAAAGttagaaaaaacaatttccCAAGAAACTCCTTCATTGCCAGCTCTATCAAACGATGAAAAATTCACAAActcaaatatttcattcagAGTTCcagtttatgaaaaaataaataaggaaaaatataaaaaacaacgtAAAGATGAACTTATGggacaaaaaaataacgagAAATCGTCGCCATTGGAAAACAAATCGGTCCATAAGCTATCTCGAGTTGGTGCTGATgcatttttgattaaaactaaagaCAACAATCAAGGTTGCCCTAGAAATATGGATAAAGATTATGGCTTGCAGTATATACTAGATGccattaataaagaaaatgaaagtGAGCTACCCGaatcatattcatttattacggATAAGACAAtccaaaaaagtaaaaataacgCTACATTTAATCCTCCtgttaaaatgtttgattCTAGCAGTCCgacaaaaacaaatgataGTATTTGGAGTCCGAGCAAAATTAGCGAAAAAACTGTATCACGATCAGTAATGGATCGTGGAATAATGGTCAAACTTGATATTAGAGAGGATTATGAAGAAAAAGTCAGATTTCTGACAAAGGCTTtagaaaatgtagaaaaggattacaaaaagaaaatcgatgctattaaaattcaatacgATAGCAATATAAAGAGTATAATAAATGAACATAATTCAGGAGTTAATAGCATTCAGAATTTGCATGAAGAAACATTACaagacataattaaaattcacgAAAACGAAGTGGAAAACTTAAGAACACTAAGTATTGAAGCTATGCGCAAAACAGAGCAATTGGAAAAAGAAAATCGGACGCTGAAAAGTAAAATTCCAGATTATTCCCCTACTTTTGAC GAGCCTACAAGAATATGCTGTAATGAAGgtagaaagaaaagaagatCTCGAACTGATACCTACATGCTCACCAAGACGAATGTAGAAGCTTTCAACGTGAAGCCTAAAGTGAAATCCCATGGACCTTGCACTTGCTCTCTTGATATCAATCTATCTGATACGATACGTAATATATTTGAGCAAGTAGATATCGATCAAAGGAAAATGGCAGAACACACTTACATGAAATATATTGCAAAGAAGATTCTTAGCAATACAGTTGAG GCATTGGATGCGCAAGAGCTATCATTTTTACACTTGAAAGTGTGCCGTACTTGGAAGTCGAAGTTGAGTAAAGAAGAAGCGCTACAAAAGAAGATAGACACTTTGGAACACGAGTTGATGAATAAACAACGCAATGCTCAGCAGCATA TAGCGGAACTGGATCGTAAGGTCGCCGAAGAAAGACGCCGGCTGCAAGAGGTTCGCGAAGCTGTGTGTAGGAGCCCACCAGATTCCCGCTGTTGCAGCCCTACCCATGAGGGCCAGAGGTTCTTGGACCCGGTGCCACCTGCGCCCCCGCCCACCGCCACTGAAAAAGACCTgct atgcGGTTGTAATACTGGTGATTTGAAGATAAACGAAAGGCGTTCAGCGGGTGATATCACCGAGTATCCTACAAAACCCAGGAGGGTCAAAGAGAGCAACAga gCGGTGCTGGCACGCTTGGACGCTGAAGAAAGACGCGAGAGGAGACTATATCACGACGAGCCCCCTACTCGCCTCCGCCGGGGACACCCCGCCGACCGATACAGATCCCACAAGAAATGA